One part of the Mangrovibacillus cuniculi genome encodes these proteins:
- a CDS encoding aminoimidazole riboside kinase: MVKKNGVISLGEALIDFIPLDDTNTTYQKSPGGAPANVAVGVARLGAKSSFLGKVGEDVLGKFMKETLASFGVETSQMSFTKDVRTGAVFVTLAENGERSFDFYIEPSADRFLEAGDINEQEFTSHKILHFGSISMISGPSVEATQHAVQLAKESGMVISYDPNLRLNLWPSEEQARDTILSMMGHADVVKISEEELEFLTGEKDMDTGVKKLEGYEIPFLLVTLGSEGSYVFTKDGSKKVPAMKVKTVDTTGAGDAFVSSILYGVHEFDGDITELTSEEAAEMARFAAVSGALAASTKGAMTALPTLEEVQNRLQRS; the protein is encoded by the coding sequence GTGGTGAAGAAGAACGGTGTTATTTCTCTAGGAGAAGCATTAATTGACTTTATTCCATTAGATGATACAAACACAACTTATCAAAAAAGTCCTGGTGGTGCCCCTGCAAATGTGGCTGTTGGTGTAGCACGACTTGGAGCGAAATCTAGCTTTTTAGGTAAAGTTGGAGAGGATGTTCTTGGGAAGTTTATGAAAGAGACACTAGCATCTTTTGGTGTGGAAACGTCTCAAATGTCTTTTACAAAAGATGTGCGTACAGGAGCGGTTTTTGTAACTCTTGCTGAAAACGGTGAACGGAGCTTTGATTTTTACATAGAACCATCAGCAGATCGTTTCCTGGAAGCGGGGGATATTAATGAGCAAGAGTTTACTTCGCATAAAATCCTTCACTTCGGTTCTATATCGATGATTAGCGGTCCTTCAGTAGAAGCTACTCAACACGCGGTACAGTTAGCAAAAGAATCGGGCATGGTTATTTCGTATGATCCTAATTTACGTCTGAACTTATGGCCTTCTGAAGAACAAGCGCGCGATACGATTCTTTCGATGATGGGACATGCAGATGTTGTAAAGATCTCTGAAGAAGAATTAGAATTTCTAACGGGTGAAAAAGATATGGATACAGGTGTCAAAAAACTAGAGGGCTATGAGATTCCTTTCCTATTAGTTACCTTAGGGTCTGAAGGAAGTTATGTGTTTACGAAAGATGGCAGCAAGAAAGTACCTGCGATGAAAGTAAAAACAGTTGATACAACTGGAGCTGGAGATGCTTTTGTATCAAGCATTCTTTACGGTGTACATGAATTTGATGGTGATATAACCGAACTAACTTCAGAAGAAGCAGCCGAAATGGCTCGCTTTGCAGCGGTTTCCGGTGCACTTGCAGCATCGACAAAAGGTGCGATGACAGCTTTACCTACATTAGAAGAAGTACAAAATCGACTTCAGCGAAGCTAA
- a CDS encoding sucrose-6-phosphate hydrolase, which produces MSVNDQQLRDAAWKAVEEKKDVVESDSYRLKFHVMPPVGLLNDPNGWIHWKGTYHLFYQWMPFKTDHGAKFWGHFTSKDLVNWKHEDIALTPSEWFEKNGCYSGSAISKEDELWLYYTGNLKNEKNERSTYQCLAISKDGLRFDKKGPVVELPEEYTPHFRDPKVWSQDGKYFMVVGAQTKEEKGAVALLSSIDGMEWKHERIIAGGGKDSLGDFGYMFECPDLFRLDQKDVLVFSPQGLEAQEWKYQNVYQAGYVMGEFNATDASYTFGAFHELDRGFDFYAPQTTEDEFGRRVLVAWMSVPDQHEQEHPTIKHGWIHCMTIPREIKIVQDKIYQLPVKELEELRLGTPREQQIELEGSTLTFEAADAHELQLNDISLDGDWFAVEWSGAARFSYNKQTKMATLERVSYVDGLWEKRQCPVENVTDIQVFRDTSSIEVFVNGGEEVFTARIFPQGDDPFVTITTKGELGASFAMWELES; this is translated from the coding sequence ATGTCAGTAAACGATCAGCAATTAAGAGATGCAGCGTGGAAAGCAGTAGAAGAGAAGAAAGACGTAGTGGAAAGTGATTCATATCGCTTGAAATTCCATGTGATGCCTCCAGTAGGTTTATTAAATGATCCAAATGGATGGATTCACTGGAAAGGGACATATCACCTTTTCTATCAATGGATGCCTTTTAAGACCGACCATGGAGCAAAATTCTGGGGGCATTTTACTTCCAAAGATCTAGTAAACTGGAAACACGAAGATATTGCGCTAACTCCTTCTGAATGGTTTGAAAAAAATGGTTGCTACTCAGGGAGTGCTATTTCGAAAGAGGACGAGCTTTGGTTGTACTACACGGGTAACTTGAAAAATGAGAAAAACGAAAGAAGTACCTATCAGTGTTTAGCTATTTCGAAAGATGGGCTACGTTTTGATAAAAAAGGTCCTGTCGTAGAGCTGCCAGAAGAATACACGCCTCATTTCCGCGATCCAAAAGTGTGGAGTCAGGATGGAAAGTACTTTATGGTAGTCGGCGCTCAGACAAAAGAGGAGAAAGGAGCGGTAGCATTACTTTCTTCTATAGATGGGATGGAGTGGAAACATGAACGAATAATTGCTGGTGGAGGGAAGGACTCTCTAGGTGATTTTGGATACATGTTTGAATGTCCGGATCTATTCCGATTAGACCAAAAAGACGTACTTGTTTTTTCCCCACAAGGATTAGAAGCGCAAGAGTGGAAATATCAAAATGTTTACCAAGCAGGGTATGTTATGGGAGAGTTTAACGCAACGGATGCGAGTTATACGTTCGGTGCGTTTCATGAGTTAGATCGAGGTTTTGATTTTTACGCACCACAAACAACAGAAGATGAGTTCGGACGCAGAGTTTTAGTAGCGTGGATGAGTGTCCCAGATCAACATGAGCAAGAACATCCAACCATAAAACACGGCTGGATTCACTGCATGACAATACCACGTGAGATAAAGATCGTGCAGGATAAAATTTATCAACTACCAGTAAAAGAACTAGAAGAACTTCGTTTAGGAACACCACGGGAGCAGCAGATTGAGTTAGAGGGTTCGACGTTAACGTTTGAAGCAGCAGACGCCCATGAGTTGCAACTAAACGATATCTCGTTAGACGGTGACTGGTTTGCTGTGGAGTGGTCAGGTGCTGCGAGATTCTCTTATAATAAGCAGACAAAAATGGCAACTTTAGAAAGAGTGAGCTATGTAGACGGCTTATGGGAAAAGCGCCAATGTCCAGTCGAAAACGTAACAGATATTCAAGTGTTTCGAGATACATCTTCTATTGAGGTATTCGTTAATGGAGGAGAAGAGGTATTTACAGCTCGTATCTTCCCTCAAGGAGATGATCCGTTCGTAACCATTACTACAAAAGGAGAGCTTGGTGCAAGCTTTGCGATGTGGGAGTTGGAATCATAA
- a CDS encoding copper amine oxidase: MKKKWMNKIAAPVIGATLLFPTVAGAQEAPTAKTPAGDLRATLDTLLSEHYVLAVTSMMKSYDGAPDAEQVAKALDQNAADMTPAIASVYGEEGSKEFERIFRGHNDYSADFVTAAKEDNAELRAEAEAEVDEFVEEFSTFLDAATEGNLPKETAAEVLELHEDQVLMTFESYVDGEYEEAYTTFREGFSLMFDISKALSVAITTQMPDKFESTKADTPAVELRSTLNKLASEHFAFASLGLQKGFDQAKDYDFTTWAEDANTADFKAAIASIYGDEGAAQFEKIWQENHITAEADLVAAAVAGDDEAKKAAEDRLYNEFATEFGTFLGAATEENLPTDAAISSVQTHEKQKQEAFDAYIAGDYETAWNKFREGFQFMFGVGEALGGAIVAQNPEAFGGDVTMPEEMPKTGMGGTADNDSTTMVMVGLGSIAAIAGAFVLRRRMSNQA; the protein is encoded by the coding sequence ATGAAGAAAAAATGGATGAACAAAATTGCCGCACCAGTCATTGGTGCAACTCTGTTATTCCCAACGGTGGCAGGAGCACAAGAAGCACCTACTGCTAAAACACCAGCAGGAGACCTACGTGCAACACTTGATACATTATTATCAGAACACTACGTATTAGCTGTAACATCTATGATGAAATCGTACGACGGTGCACCTGATGCAGAACAAGTAGCTAAAGCGTTAGATCAAAACGCAGCAGATATGACTCCAGCCATAGCCTCTGTATACGGAGAAGAAGGTTCGAAAGAATTCGAACGTATCTTCCGTGGTCATAACGATTACTCAGCTGACTTCGTAACAGCAGCAAAAGAAGATAATGCGGAACTTCGTGCAGAAGCGGAAGCAGAAGTAGACGAGTTCGTGGAGGAATTCTCTACATTCCTAGATGCTGCAACAGAAGGTAACCTACCGAAAGAAACAGCAGCAGAAGTTCTTGAGTTACACGAAGATCAAGTGTTAATGACATTTGAATCTTACGTAGACGGTGAATATGAAGAAGCGTACACAACATTCCGTGAAGGTTTCAGTCTGATGTTTGATATTTCTAAAGCATTATCTGTCGCAATTACTACGCAAATGCCTGATAAGTTTGAAAGCACAAAAGCAGATACTCCAGCTGTAGAGTTACGTTCTACTTTAAACAAATTAGCATCTGAGCACTTTGCTTTCGCATCTCTTGGCTTACAAAAAGGATTTGATCAAGCAAAAGACTACGACTTTACTACGTGGGCAGAAGATGCTAACACAGCAGATTTTAAAGCAGCAATTGCATCTATTTACGGTGATGAAGGTGCAGCTCAATTTGAAAAGATCTGGCAAGAAAATCACATTACAGCAGAAGCTGATTTAGTTGCAGCAGCGGTTGCAGGTGATGATGAAGCGAAAAAAGCAGCAGAAGATCGTCTTTACAACGAATTCGCAACTGAATTTGGTACTTTCCTAGGAGCAGCAACGGAAGAAAACCTTCCAACTGACGCAGCAATCTCTTCTGTACAAACACATGAGAAACAAAAGCAAGAAGCGTTTGACGCATATATTGCAGGTGACTATGAAACAGCATGGAACAAATTCCGAGAAGGCTTCCAATTTATGTTCGGTGTTGGGGAAGCGCTAGGTGGAGCGATTGTCGCTCAAAACCCTGAAGCTTTTGGTGGTGACGTAACAATGCCA